GCCGTGTGACTTCCACGCGCTCACGCTGCAGGTGGTGGAGGAGGCGCGCACGGCGCACCCGGAGCGCACCATCCAGGTGGAGCAGGTGGGGGACGGGCAGGGGGCGTGGGACTCCGACCGGATGGCGCAGGTGCTGTCCAACGTCCTGGGCAACGCGCTGAAGTACAGCCCGGAGGACACGCCGGTGCGCGTGGAGAGCCGGGGCGAGCCGGACGCCGTGGTGGTGCACGTGCGCAACGGGGGCGACCCCATTGCCCCGGAGATGCTCCCGCGCATCTTCGAGCCGCTCCAGCGCGGGACGACGGTGGGGCGCTCCGAGCGCAGCATCGGGCTGGGGCTCTACATCGTACGGCAGTTGGTGCTGGCGCACGGCGGGACGGTGGACGCGCGATCGTCCGCGGCGGAGGGCACGGTGTTCACCGTGCGCCTGCCGCGTTCATTCACCCGGGACACGGTGTCGCCGTAGGCCCTTGCCCGCCACGTGGAAGGTGGACGCATGTCGAAGCCGCTGGAAGTCGTGAACGCCGTGCTGGACGCGGGCTTCGAGGGCCTGGGCCCGCTGTGCAGCGCGACGGCGCTGGCGGACGAGTACCTGCGCGACACGCGCTACGCGCACCACGAGGCGCGCGTCGATTCGCTCATCCACTGGGAGACGGGGAAGCTGTTCACCACGGGCTTCGTCTCCGGGCTGGGCGGCCTGCTCACCCTGCCGGTGTCGCTGCCCGCGGGCCTGGGCGTGTCGTGGGCGGTGCAGGCGCGGCTGGTGGGGGCCATTGCCCGCATCCACGGGCACGACGTGGAGGAGGACCGCGTGCGGACCCTCACGCTGCTGGCCATCGTGGGGGACATTGGCAAGGAAGTGGTGAAGCAGGCCGGTATCGAAATCAGCCAGCACCTGGGCATGCGCGCGCTGGAGGCCGTGCCGAAGCAGGCGCTGAGCAGCATCAACCGCGCGGTGGGCTTCCGGCTGGTGAGCAAGGCGTCGCAGAAGGGCGTCGTGAACCTGTCCAAGGTGGTGCCGCTGGCCGGTGGGCTGGTGGGCGGTGCGGTGGACGCGCTCGCGTGCCGCGCGGTGGGGGCCACGGCCCGGCGGTTGTTCTCGCCAGGACCGGGGGCCCTGGTGCCCGTGTCGCCTGGATGACCGGGCGCGGGGCTTGTCGTTGACGGTGGGCCTGCGCGCTGGAGTCATCCGGGCGCATGGGCCGCCTCCTTGTCCTCCTCGCCGCGCTGGGCCTCTGTGTGGGGGGCTGCCGGCGCTCGTCCGACGAAGCGGGCACCGGGGGCCGCACCCGCATCGTCTTCAAGTTTCAGCCGCTGTGGGGGGACCCGAAGCCGTTCCGTGAGTTGCTGGCGCAATATGAGCGCGCCAATCCGGACGTGGAGCTGGTGACGGAGGCGCTGCCGAACGCGTCCGACCTGGCGCACCAGTTCTTCCTCACGTCGTTGCAGGGCGGGGCCACGGACTTCGACGTGCTGGTGGCGGACGTCGTCTGGGTGCCGGAGTTCGCTCGCGCGGGCTGGGTGGCGGACCTGTCCGAGGAGTTTCCTCCCGAGCGCCTGCGCGAGGAGTTCCTGCCCGGGCCGGTGGACGCCGTCGTGATGAACGGGCGCACGTACGCGGTGCCCTGGTACGTGGACGTGGGCGTCCTCTACTACCGCACGGACCTGGTGCCTCGCGCGCCGCGCACCTACGAGGAGCTGCGGCGCTTCACCCGCGACGCGATGGCGAAGTCGCCCGGCATCCAGGGCTACGTGTGGCAGGGCCGGCAATATGAGGGCCTCACCTGCAACGTGTACGAGGCCATCTGGGGCCACGGCGGGCAGTCGCTGGGAGCGGACGGACGGGTGCTGCTGGAGACGGAGCCCGCGCGCGAGGCGCTGGCGTACCTGCATGGGCTCATCGCGGACGGGCTGTCTCCCCAGACGGTCACGGGCTTTGGCGAAGAGGAGTCCCGGCGCGTGTTCCAGGAGGGGCGCGCGGTGTTCATGCGCAACTGGCCGTATGCGTGGAGCGAGGCGCAGGCGGAGGGCTCGCCCATCCGGGGCAAGGTGGGCATTGCGCCGCTGCCGACGAAGGATGGACAGCCGGGGTGGGGGACGCTGGGCGGTTGGCAGCTCGCGGTGAACGCGCATGTGTCGCCCGCGCGGCGCAAGGCGGCGGCTCGGCTCATCGCGCACCTGACGTCGCCGGAGGCGAACCGCGTGCTGGCGCTGCACTACGCGCGCAACCCGCCCCGCCTGGCGCTGTATGACGACCCGCAGCTGCGCGCCGAGGAGCCGTTCATCGCGAGCCTGAAGGAGGCGCTGGTACGGGCGCGCCCCCGGCCGGTGACGCCGTACTACCTGCTCATCGCGGACGTGCTCCAGAGCGAGTTCTCCGCCGCGGTGGCGGGCCTGCGGACTCCGGAGGTGTCGCTCACCCGGGCGCAGAAGCAGGTGGATCACCTGACCGGCGAGCAGCCTCCGGAGGTGGAATGAGGGCCGTGGGGTCGCAGGCCCGGGAGCGGCGGCAGGCGTACCTGCTGGTGGCGCCGGCTGTGTTGGTGCTGGCCGTGGTGGCGCTGTACCCGGTGCTGGCCGCGATGTGGCTGAGCCTGCACCGCTTCATCCTGGTGTTCGGCGAGCGGCGCTTCACGGGGCTGGAGAACTACGTCTACCTGATGGGGGACGCGCGCTTCTGGTCCGCGCTGGGGAACACGGCGTACTTCACGGCGGTGGCGGTGACGGTGGAGCTGCTGCTCGCGGTGCCGCTGGCGCTGCTGCTCAACCGCGCGTTCCCGGGGCGGGGCCTGCTGCGCGCGTCGGTGCTGGTGCCGTGGGCGATTCCCACGGTGGTGAGTGCCCGGCTGTGGGCGTGGATGTTCAACCCGGACTACGGGCTCATCAACCGGCTGCTGGGCGGCGCGGAGGTGAACTGGCTGGGAGCGCCAGGGTATGCGTTGCACGCGGCCATCCTGGTGGACGTGTGGAAGACGACGCCCTTCGTGGCGCTGCTGGTGCTGGCGGGGTTGCAGGGCATTCCGGAGGACCTCTACAAGGCGGCGCGCGTGGACGGGGCGTCGGGGTGGCGGCAGTTCCGGTCCATCACGATTCCCCTGCTGAAGCCCGCGCTGCTCCTGGCGGTGCTGTTCCGGTCGCTGGACGCGTTCCGCGTGTTCGACGCCATCTACGTGCTGACGGAGGGCGGGCCCGCGAACACGACGGAGACGCTGAGCATCTACGCGTACAAGACGCTGATGCGCTCCGGGGACTTCGGGTACGGCAGCACGCTGTCGGTGGCGACGTTCCTGTGCGTGGTGCTGCTGGCGGTGGTGTGGCTGCGCTGGCTGGGGCGCGAGGAGGGGCGGCGATGAAGCGGCCAGGGCTGGGCACGGCGCTGGCCGTGGTGGCGTTCCTCACGTTCTTCCTGGGGCCGTTCCTGTGGCAGGTGCTCACGAGCCTGTGGCCGGACGGCGAGCTGACGCGGCCGTGGCCTTCGCACCTGACGGGGGCGAACTACGAGAGCGTGTTGTTCGGGCGGCCGTTCCTGTGGGCGGTGTTGAACTCGCTGGTGGTGGCGACGCTGACGACGGTGTTCTGTCTCACGGTGGGGGCGTCCGCGGCGTTCGCGCTGGCGAAGCTGGAGTTTCGGGGGAGGGGACTGCTGCTGTCCGCGGCGCTGGGCGTGTCGATGTTCCCGCCCATCGCGACGGTGAGCCCGCTGTACCTCATCCTCAACGCGGTGGGCCTGCGGGACAGCCTGGTGGGGCTGGCGCTGCCGTACACGACGTTCGCGCTGCCGTTGACGCTGTGGGTGCTGACGTCGTTCTTCCGCCAGCTGCCGGATGAGCTGTACCGCGCGGCGCGGGTGGATGGGTGCACGCCGGTGGGCGCGTTCCGGAGGGTGCTGTTGCCCCTGGCGGCGCCGGGGCTGGCGACGACGGCCATCCTGGTCTTCATCTTCGCGTGGAACGAGTTCCTCTACGCGCTGACGTTCCTGTCCACGCCGGAGAAGCGCACGGTGCCGGTGGCCATCAGCCTCTTCGCCAGTGAGTACAAAGAACCGTGGGGAGAGATCGCCGCCGCGTCGGTGGTGGCCACGCTGCCGCTGGTGGTGCTCACGGTGTTGTTCCAGCGGCGCATCGTGTCCGGGCTCACGGCCGGCGCGGTGAAGGAGTAAGCCTAGGGTCTGACAGCTTCGACCTCCGCCCAGAGGCGCTTGTCTTCCAGCGCTGTGTCCAGCGGCGCACGGCGCTCCGCGATTCGCAGGAGCACGGCGGCCAACTGGTCCAGGTGCATGGGCTTCAACTTGTGCAGCAGCGGCAGCTTGCCCAGCGTGTGCAGGATGCCGGGCGGCGCGTGGTATTCGCCCTCCAGCGCTGGGGGTCGCACCATCGTGTAGGGGATGCCGCTCTCCCGGACGATGCGCTCCGCTTCCGCCTTGGCCTTGAGGTACGCGCCCACCGGGCTTCCCGCTCCCACCGACGTGAGCAGGATGAAGTGGTCCACCCCCGCCGCCTTCGCAGCGTCCACCAACTGCCGCGTGGTGCCGATGTCGCTCGTCTCGTAGGTATCCCCCGCAGCGAAGCGCTTGCGCATCGTTCCGATGAGCTGGAGCACCGTGGTGCTGCCCTTCATCGCCTCCACCAGCGCGGGTCCGTCCGCCAGCTCCAGCACCGCCTTCTTCGGCCAGTGGCACGCGGGCTCCGTGCCCGCGCTCCTGGGGCGCACGTGCGGCGTCACGGAGATGCCCTGGGCCAGGGCCTGCCGCATCAGCGTGCGGCCCGTCGCGCCCGTGGCGCCCGCGACGAAGAGATGACGAGGAGCTGCGCTGCTCATGGCGATGCCTCCCGGGCCTTCCCTCTGCGCGGCCCTGGAGCACTTCTTGAGCACACGGCCCGCCCCTTGCCCACTGTTTCCCGGGGCCCCGCGTGAAAGCGGACAGCCGGTCCCTAGCGGTTCGCCTGCTCTGCCTGGACCTCGCGCGCCTTCGTGAGGTCGTCAAGGAAGATGGCCTCCAACTGACGTGCCGCCTCCATGTCCTCCAGGACGAGTGAACCTTCTTCCAGCAGGTTGAACGACAGCGCGTCGTAGTTGATGGATCCCACCAGCACGAGCCGGTCGTCCACCAGCATCGTCTTCGCGTGCATCATGGACGGCTGGTACTCCCAGAGGCGCACGCCCGCCGCCCGCAGCGTGTCGTAGGTCTGGCGCTGGAGCACCGTGATGGCCCGCTGATCATTCTTGTCCCCTGGCGCCAGCACCCGCACGTCCACGCCCGCGCGTGCCTTCTCCACCAGCAGCGCCGTCAGCGCGTCGTTGGGCGTGAAGTACGCCTGCGAAATCCACAGCCGCTTCTTCGCCGCCTTCACCATCAGCTGCGTCAGCCGCTCCGCGCGCGTCACCTCCGGGTTCGCCGTGCTGCTGACGAAGGCCGCCCAGCCTTCGCCCGCGGCGTCCAGGCCGGGCTGCTCCACCGACAGCGTGGGGAAGTCCGACTGGGGCAACAGCTCGCCCGTCGACTCCTGCCAGTTCTCCGCGAACGCCTGCTGGAGCTGCGCCACCACCGGGCCCTGGACCCGGACGTTGGTGTCGCGCCATTCCTTTTCGTTGCGCGCGTCGCCCAGCCACTCGTCCTGGATGGCGAGCCCGCCGGTGATGGCCACCTTGCCGTCCACCACGACAATCTTGCGGTGGTTGCGCGCCAGGTTCTCGTCCGCCGGCAGCGGGCGGAACAGGTGGGCTTCGCAGCCGGCCGCCTCCAGCCGGGGCTTCACCTCCGTCTCGAAGGGGCCGCTGCCCAGCGGATCCACCAGGACGCGGCAGTGCACGCCCTTCTTGGCCCGCTCGGCCAGCGCTTCAATCATGCGGTCGGACGCACGGCCCGGCCGCCAGATGAACATCACGATGTGGATGGAGGCGCGGGCGCGGCCGATTTCTTCCACCATCACGTCGAATACGGCGCCGTTGTTCGCCCACCGGATGCGGTTGCGCGGCTCCATCCGCACACCCGTCGTCTGGTACAGCGCCGATGCGAAGCCCGCCCCACGCGACCCCACCTGCCCCGTGAGCTGGAATGGACGGGACGACTCCTTCGTGTTGCACGCGGACGGACATCCCGCGAGCAGCAACGCCCCCATTACTCCCCCCAACCATCGTCCGCCCTTGCCCACGCCCGTGCCCGCGCCTCCTGAGCTTCAGGGGTAGGCACCCCCGGGTGACGTGTCACCCGTGAGCGCGAGACGAGTGTTCTCTGTCCACGGAGTGGGTGTGCGCACGGTGCGGTGAGGTAGGCATGTCGATCTCCGGCGACGTGGGCCGTCTTTTTCGACGAAACCCCGCTGACCTCCGAAAGGTCCATCCCATGGCCCGCTACCTGATGCTGTTGCACGAGAACCCCGCCACCTTCGCCGCCATGTCCCCCGCCGAGTTGCAGGCCATCGTGGAGGAGTACGCCCGATGGAGTGATGGATTGCTCCAGGAGGGCCGCCTGCTCCAGGGCGAGAAGCTGCGCGACGAGGGCGGCCGGCGCCTGAAGCCGCAGGGCGGACAGGTGCTCGTGTCGGACGGGCCGTACGCGGAGGTGAAGGACGTGGTGGGCGGCCTCTTCATCCTGTCCGCGGATTCGTATGACGCCGCCGTGGCCCTGGCCCGGACGTGCCCGCACCTGCGCTACGGCGGTGAAGTCGAGCTTCGCGCCATCGAAGAGGTCTGACGGCGTGTCCTCAGCGGCGCAGGCGCTAGAGCTGGCCTTTCGCGAGTGGTCCGCGGGGCTCGTCGCGTCCCTGGCCCGGCGCGTGGGGCTGGGACGGTTGGACCTGGCGGAGGACTCGGTGCAGTTCGCCATGCTCCAGGCGGCGCGGACATGGGGCTTCCACGGCATCCCGGAGCAGCCGCGCGCATGGCTGCTGCGGGTGGCGCTGAACCGGCTGACGGACCTCTCGCGGCAGCGCGCGCCGGAGGTGGGCTCGGAGGCCGTGGAGGAGGCCGGGCCTCCGGAGGATGCGCCCACGCGCTTCGCGGCGGAGCTTCCGGATGATGCGCTGCGGTTGCTCTTCGCGTGCTGCCATCCGGGGCTCTCTCGCGAAATGCAGGTGACGCTCACGCTGAAGGTGGCGTGTGGCTTCTCCGTGCGAGAGGCCGCCGCCGCGCTGCTCGCGGACGAGCCCACCGTTGCGCAGCGGTGGGTGCGCGCGAAGCGGACGCTGCGCACCTGCCGCGCCACGCTGGAGGTGCCTGCTCCGGAAGCGCTGCCGGAGCGGCTGGACGCGGTGCACGCCGCGCTCTACCTGCTCTTCAACGAAGGCTACGAAGCCTCCGAGGGCCACGACCTGTCCCGCGCGGAGCTGTGTCTGGAGGCGCTGCGTCTGGCGGAGGTGCTGCTGTCGCATCGGGGAGTCGCGACGCCGGAGGGCCATGCGCTGGCGGCGCTGTTCTGCTTCCGCGCCGCGGGGCTCCCGGGCCGCGTGGATGCACGGGGCGCGTTCGTGCCGCAGGAGGCGCGGACCGGGACGGAGTCGTCGCCCCTGTTGATTGCGCGAGGGCTGTGGCACCTGCGCGCCTCCATGGGGACGGTGCTGACGCCGCTGCACCTGGAGGCGGAGATCGCCCTCGTGCACGCGAAGACATCCACACCGGGGCCGGAGGACAGCGCCCGGTTGCTGCGGCTGTACGACGCGCTGCTTGCCCTCAAGCCGTCGCCCATCGTCGCGCTGGGACGGGTGGTCGCGCTGTCACGCGTGCGCGGGCCGGCCGAGGCGCTGGAGGCGTTGGGCCGCTTGCGTTCGGAGGCCGTGCTGCGGCGGTACCCGTATCGCTTCGCCGTGGAGGGCATGCTGCTGGAACAGGTAGGGGCGCGGGGCCGGGCTGCGGATTGCTTCCGTCAGGCCGCGGCGCTGGCGCGGACGCCTCCGCAGCGGGAGTACCTGCTCTCCCGGGCCCGAGCCTGCGAGTAGGGAGCCGCGTGCTACCGTCCCGCTTTCGTCGAGACACCGGGAGCGGACATGGCGCTGAGCACATCGGATGACTTCAAGTCGGACCTGGGCCTGGATCCCCATCACCTGCTGCCCATCGTGTCGCGATTGAATGACTTCGTCCGGCCGTTCTGCGTCGCGCTCGATGCGTTCCATGCGGACTGGAGCGGCTGGGGCAAGGCCTCGTACTTCTTCACGGGCAAGCAGGCGTGGGTGGACGGGAAGCTGAAGGCGCTCGATACGGCGGAGCACCTGCTGTACCGGATCTGCGACCTGGAGCAGGAGCGGCTTGCCCATTCCAAGGCGTCGCGGCTGCTGTTGATGCGGCTGCTGGTGGAGATCCAGGAGTCGCACATCGAGATGGTGGACTACGTCCACACGAACAACCTGAAGCTCTTCACTCTGGATCGCGGGACGTTGGGGACCGCCGCGTTGAATCAGCTGGACGCGGACTGGGATGCGCTGCGCAACGGCACGGGCGCGGTGAAGCTGCCGGTCGGCCCGCAGTACGCGCGCGGCAACCGCGAGGTGCGCGCCATCCACGCCCGGCTGTTGTCGCGGCCGCACGGCCGGGAGTTGATGCGGTGGATCCTCGAGGACACGGAGGAGCAGCCGGAGTGGCCGGTGACGTTGGTGCTCACCCAGGCCTTCACGCCCTCCGCCAACTTCCGGCAGAAGGTGGTGGTCAACAAGCAGCGGCTGGTGGCGACGTCCGAAGAGCTCACGCGCTTGAAGAGCGAATACGAAGGGATGAGCCAGGAGCTGACCCGCATGGAGGAGGACGCGCGGCAGGGCAGTGAGAGCTGGGGCGAGCTGCGCAAGCGTCTGGCGTCGTCGTCGAGGCCCTACGCGGACCTGGGGACCCGGCGCGATACCGTGGACACGCGCATCGGGGAACTGGAGGTGGAGCTCGGCTGGTACGACGAGGACGGCCACGGCGAGGACTACCTGCTGAGCGAACCGGCGCCAGGGCTCGCGGGCAAGGGTTCCGGACGCGGCTCCCGGCTCAGCCTGCGCTCCGGGCTGCGCGACAGCACGCAGCGCAACTATTCCCGCGCCCAGCATCCCATCCCCGCGCCGGCGTTCATCGTCTACGGGCACGAGCTCATCCACGTCCTGCAGAACCGCTATCCGACACGGATGGTGCTGGAGCCCCAGGCGTACGCGCGCGAGCACACGAAGCACGGCTACAGCAACACCACGGAGCACGAGACCATCCGCGCGCTGCGCAAGGTCCGCACGGGCGAGCACCTGCCCTTCTACGAGAACAAGCTCCGTGACGAGCACCAGCTCACGAAGCGCAAGCACCACACGGGCACCTCTGCGTTCGAGTTGGGTGAGACGGACTGACGGGGCTGCCGTGGCCACCAGTCATCGAGGGCAGCGGATGGTGCGAAGTGGGGCGGTCTTGCTGCTGCTGCTGGTCACGGGATGTGCATCCGAGCCGCGTGCGCGGAGCTTGCGCTACGCGACGGGTGGGACGTCCGTCTTCTCTGGGGCGGCGCAACGACCTGTGCATCGCGAGGGCGCGCGTGAAAGCGATGCCCTGACGCGCGATGCGGTCCTCGCGGGCATTGCCGACGTGAAGGGCTCGCTCGGTAGCGTTGAGGCCGCGCTTTCCAAGCTGGCGAATCGTCCTCCGCCTCTCTTGGGATGGAGCCTCAAAGGCGTCTTCACCCGCTACCTCGACCACGGCTCCAGTCAGGTGACGTGGATGAAGGGTTCGCTTGGGAGTGCCACGGGGTTGACTCGCGTGGCCTCGGACGTGGAGGACGCGAGCATGGAGCAGGGGCTCCTGCGCATGACGGGGCCGAAGCTCCAGGCGGCCCTGTTCGGCAGCCTGCTGCTGGCCACCTGGGTGGACTTCCTCCACCTCGCGGATGCCGTGCTCCGGAACTGTCCGACGTGCAGTGTCGAGAAGCTCTTCGTCGACCTGCATCGCGTGCAGGAGTTGATGGAGCCCGCGTTGGCGGACCTCGCCTCCCAGGACCCGGAGCGGGTAGAGGCGGCTGCGGTCGCGATGCCCGAGTTGATGGGGAAGCTGACCCGTGAGTTCGACGCGATCCATCGGGAGACCCGCGCGAGCATGAAGCTCGGCGAGCAGGTCGTCGCGGCGGTGCGCGCGGTGGAGATGGTCGCCATGATCTCCACGCTGAAGGTGTCGCTGCCGCGGTTGCCTCCTTCCGCGCCTGCGACGCTGGGCGTGGGCTTCGTGATGAGTTCAGGCGGAGTCATGACGGGCTCGCGGCTGGTGGTCTCCGCCGAATGGGTGGAGATGATGCGAAGGCTGGTGCGGGCGGGCGTCATCTCCGTCCCCGCCGTCAGCTCGGCTGTTCTCATCCACGGTGGGCAGGTGCTGATGGCGCAGGCGCCTCGGGACCTGCCCAAGGGCGTGCGTGAAGCGCTGGGGGACAGCCCCGAGGTTCGTGCCATGCATCAAACCGGCAGGGCAGGGGCGGGGATGTCCGATGCCCCGAAACATCATGTGCTGCCGCAAGAGCACCGTGAATGGTTCGAACGGCGCGGCTTCAAGGGCGACATGAACATCGACAAGTTCTGTGTCCGAATGGAGCGGGCCCACCACGAGGCGATTCACGGTGGAGGAAACTGGAAACAGGGACGCAAGTGGCCCGGCGAGTGGAATCGGATGATCATGGAGGCATTGAGTGAAGCTGAAGTCGAAGTTGGCCGCATGCTGACGCGAAATGAGGTCCTGAATATTGTTGCGTCTCGGATGCAGCGCTACGACATCCCAATGAATTTCATTCAATGGGGACCGCGATGACCGACGGTCGTTCCTGGCAGGGCAATTGGAAGGCCCGCCTTTATGATCGTGTGCGCGAACGCGGCTTCAGCTCGCTGACCGCCTTCGCCGAGGCGCGGCCTGCTGTCTCGCTAAGACAGCTCGCCGAAGAACTTGGCAAGGATGACATTGCTGGGGTGCAGGTCCTGGGCGGATTGCATGCCGAGGCGGAGCAGCGCAATCAGGTCACACGTTTTGTGCGTGACGTGCTCGTGCGTGAACTCTCCGAGAGCCTCCCTCATGGCTGGCCGGCCGTGATGGATGACGGGTCTCGTTTCCAGGTCGCGAAGGCGCTCGGCTGCTGGTCCGCTGACACCCCTGATACGCACAAAGAGCGGGTCAAACAGGCCCGGGCCGCCCTTCGCGTGAGTCCTCCGCCTCCGGGCTGGCGCCCGCTGGGCCCTGACGACGAACTGCTCCGCACGCTCCTCCCCGACGACGAAGCGTGACTGCTTGCGCGTATCCCCCGGCGGCGTGGCCACCGCTTCACGCCCCAGCTCCAGCATCGTGGCGCTCTCCGAAGGATCCGGGCGCTTGTCTCGCAGCGTGACGAACTCCTCCGCCGCCGTGGGGTGGATGCCCACCGCTGTCCTTTTCTATGTCCCAACATCCAGTGCGAGTGTCAGCCATGCGGCCACGGCTCGCACCTGGGGACGTGGCGGGGAGAGGCTTTGAGCCGAGACAATTGCCTCCGCTGCTCAACCTGGAGGTCGCAACTTGCTGAGACTGACGAAGTGGACGGCTGCGATGGGAGCGCTGTTGCTGGCCGTGGGCTGCGGGCCGATGGAACCCGAGGAGCGGCAGCCGGTGAACGAGCAACCCATCCAGCAACCGGCGGAAGAGCGGACCGTCAGTGAACAGGGCCTGCAGGAGTTTGCCCAGTGTATTACCGACGGACTGGTCGTGGTCGAGCTCAACCAAATCATCTGCCTTACCGGGTGCGTTGCGACTGTCACCGATCCGGATCTCCTGGTCGCATGCCTCGGCACCTGCAGCCTCGTTGTCGACCCCACCGTCATCGTGACCTGTCGCAATCAGCTTTGATGGAGTGATGGAGGGGAGGGAGATGGCCTGCGAATCCAGAGGCCATCTTCCTCCATCGCCTCATCCCCGCTGATCCCCCGGAGGCGTGGCCACCACCTCGCGCCCCAGCTCCAGCATCGTGGCGCTCTCCGACGGATCCGGGCGCTTGTCCCGCAGCGTGACGAACTCCTCCGCCGCCGTGGGGTGGATGCCCACCGTGGCGTCGAGCTGCTTCTTCGTCACGCCGCACTTCAGCGCCACCGCGAGCCCCTGGATGATCTCCGGCGCGTCCGCTCCCACCATGTGGAAGCCCAGCACGCGCTCCGTGCCTCGCTCCACCACCACCTTCATCATCGACCGCTCATCCCGGCCCGTCAGCGTGTGCTTCATGGGCCGGAAGCTGGAGACGTAGACGTCCACCTTGCCGTGGCGCTCCATCGCCTCGCGCTCCGTGAGCCCCACCGTGCCCACGGGCGGCTGGCTGAAGACCGCGGACGGGACGTTCTGGTGGTCCATCGTCACCGGGTTGTTCCGGTACAGCGTCTCCACCATCGCGCGCCCCTCCGCGATGGCCACCGGCGTGAGGTTCAGCCGGTCCGTCACGTCTCCCACCGCGTAGATGCTCTCCACCGACGAGCGCGACTGCGCGTCCACCACCACCGCGCCGCGCTCGTTCAGCTTCACGCCCGCCTCTTCCAGGCCCAGGCCCTGCGTGTTGGGCACCCGGCCGGTGGAGTACAGGACCGCGTCCACCTCCAGCGTTTCCCCCATGCGCGTCAGCAGGCTGAGCGTGCCGTCCTCGCGCTTCTCGATGTCCTGGACGAAGGTCTCCGGTCGGATGTCCACGCCCTTCTTGCGCATCTCCTGCGTCAGCGCCGCGCGGATGTCGTTGTCGAAGCCGCGCAGCACCGTGTCGCCTCGGATCAGCATCGTCACCTTCACGCCCAGCGCCGCGAAGATGCCCGCGAACTCCACGCCGATGTAGCCGCCTCCCACCACCGCCACCCGGCGCGGCAGCTCGGGGCGCTCCAGCGCCTGCTCGGACGTGAGCGCGTGCTCGATGCCCGTCACCTCCGGCAGGTAGGGCCGCCCGCCCGTGGCCACCAGGATGCGCTCCGCCGTGTAGCGCTTGCCCGCGACCTCCACCGTGTGCGCGTCCACCACCCGGCCCCGGCCCTCCACCAGCGTCACGCCCGCGTCGCGCAAGAGCCGCCCGTAGATGCCCGTCAGCCGGTCCAGCTCCTTCGCCTTCACCGCCTGGAGCTTCTTCCAGTCCAGCGCGGGGCCGTTCGCCGTCCAGCCGTAGCCGGCCGCGTCCTCGAAGTCGTAGCGGTAGTGCGCCGCGTACACGAGCAGCTTCTTGGGCACGCACCCGCGCAGCACGCACGTGCCGCCCACGCGCCCCTCCTCGCAGATGGCCACCTTCGCGCCGGAGGCTCCCGCTCGCCGGCTGGCCGCCACGCCACCCGACCCCGCGCCCACTGTGAACAAGTCGAAGTCGTAGCCCGCCATCCGGTGTCCTCCCTCACGTCAAAAGTGATGTTTCAGCGCTCCAGAGGGAAGGAACCCTGCCGGGCCCCGCCCGCCGGGCTGCTCCCCAGGGTCCGAAGCGCCTCCTGCTTCGGCTGCCCCCGATACATTCAATCCCCCTCCCGCACGAGAAGGGGAGATATCCTTACCGCGCGTAAGGGCGGCTCCCCCTCATGTCTCACCCCCCCTCCTGTCAGACCCCCCCCCGGGCGGATGCCCCGGATGCCGACACGTCACCGGGCATGGATCCAGAAGTCGTCGGTCGCCGGTACCGAATCCTCGACCTGCTGGGGCGCGGCGGCGCGGGCACCGTGTGGCGCGCGCAGGACGGCCTTTCAGGCCCCGTGGCCCTCAAGCGGCTGCACAAGACGGTGGCGGACCTGGCGCGGCGGCCCGGCCGGGGCACCCCTTCCGCGTTCGCCACGCAGGGCATGGCGCTGTCGCTGGCCCACGAGTTCCAGACGCTGGTGTCGCTGCG
The sequence above is drawn from the Corallococcus sp. NCRR genome and encodes:
- the gor gene encoding glutathione-disulfide reductase, which codes for MAGYDFDLFTVGAGSGGVAASRRAGASGAKVAICEEGRVGGTCVLRGCVPKKLLVYAAHYRYDFEDAAGYGWTANGPALDWKKLQAVKAKELDRLTGIYGRLLRDAGVTLVEGRGRVVDAHTVEVAGKRYTAERILVATGGRPYLPEVTGIEHALTSEQALERPELPRRVAVVGGGYIGVEFAGIFAALGVKVTMLIRGDTVLRGFDNDIRAALTQEMRKKGVDIRPETFVQDIEKREDGTLSLLTRMGETLEVDAVLYSTGRVPNTQGLGLEEAGVKLNERGAVVVDAQSRSSVESIYAVGDVTDRLNLTPVAIAEGRAMVETLYRNNPVTMDHQNVPSAVFSQPPVGTVGLTEREAMERHGKVDVYVSSFRPMKHTLTGRDERSMMKVVVERGTERVLGFHMVGADAPEIIQGLAVALKCGVTKKQLDATVGIHPTAAEEFVTLRDKRPDPSESATMLELGREVVATPPGDQRG
- a CDS encoding DUF2380 domain-containing protein, with protein sequence MLLLLVTGCASEPRARSLRYATGGTSVFSGAAQRPVHREGARESDALTRDAVLAGIADVKGSLGSVEAALSKLANRPPPLLGWSLKGVFTRYLDHGSSQVTWMKGSLGSATGLTRVASDVEDASMEQGLLRMTGPKLQAALFGSLLLATWVDFLHLADAVLRNCPTCSVEKLFVDLHRVQELMEPALADLASQDPERVEAAAVAMPELMGKLTREFDAIHRETRASMKLGEQVVAAVRAVEMVAMISTLKVSLPRLPPSAPATLGVGFVMSSGGVMTGSRLVVSAEWVEMMRRLVRAGVISVPAVSSAVLIHGGQVLMAQAPRDLPKGVREALGDSPEVRAMHQTGRAGAGMSDAPKHHVLPQEHREWFERRGFKGDMNIDKFCVRMERAHHEAIHGGGNWKQGRKWPGEWNRMIMEALSEAEVEVGRMLTRNEVLNIVASRMQRYDIPMNFIQWGPR
- a CDS encoding RNA polymerase sigma factor is translated as MSSAAQALELAFREWSAGLVASLARRVGLGRLDLAEDSVQFAMLQAARTWGFHGIPEQPRAWLLRVALNRLTDLSRQRAPEVGSEAVEEAGPPEDAPTRFAAELPDDALRLLFACCHPGLSREMQVTLTLKVACGFSVREAAAALLADEPTVAQRWVRAKRTLRTCRATLEVPAPEALPERLDAVHAALYLLFNEGYEASEGHDLSRAELCLEALRLAEVLLSHRGVATPEGHALAALFCFRAAGLPGRVDARGAFVPQEARTGTESSPLLIARGLWHLRASMGTVLTPLHLEAEIALVHAKTSTPGPEDSARLLRLYDALLALKPSPIVALGRVVALSRVRGPAEALEALGRLRSEAVLRRYPYRFAVEGMLLEQVGARGRAADCFRQAAALARTPPQREYLLSRARACE
- a CDS encoding NUDIX hydrolase, which translates into the protein MTDGRSWQGNWKARLYDRVRERGFSSLTAFAEARPAVSLRQLAEELGKDDIAGVQVLGGLHAEAEQRNQVTRFVRDVLVRELSESLPHGWPAVMDDGSRFQVAKALGCWSADTPDTHKERVKQARAALRVSPPPPGWRPLGPDDELLRTLLPDDEA